From Planktothrix serta PCC 8927:
TATTTTAGCAGAAATTGAAGCCAGAGTAGATTTTGAGGAAGATTTACCGCCGTTAAATGAGTCTGAAATTATCGCCAAAATTCATCAAGTTTTAGAACAATTATCGCAATTTTTAGCAACGGCTGACACAGGAGAATTATTAAGAACGGGGTTAAAAGTAGCAATTGTTGGTCGTCCGAATGTGGGAAAATCGAGTTTATTAAATGCTTGGAGTCGGAGCGATCGCGCCATTGTCACCAACTTACCCGGCACGACTCGTGATGTGGTAGAATCTCAATTAGTTGTGGGAGGAATCCCGATTCAAGTATTAGATACCGCCGGAATTCGTCACTCTGAAGATCAAGTCGAAAAAATAGGAATCGAGCGATCGCGGCAAGCTGCCCAATCTGCTGATTTAGTCTTATTAACCTTAGATGCTATTGTGGGTTTAACTGAAGCAGATTTAGAGATTTATCAACAGGTAAAACATCGTCATTTTATTGTTATTATTAATAAAATAGATCAAGTTAATCCAGATCAATTAGAGGCTGTAAAACTAACCGTTATTCAACAGTTAAATATAGAAAATATTGCTATTGTTCAAATGGCTGCTGCTTTAAATCAAGGAATTCCAGAGTTAGAAACAGCTATATTAAATTCAGTGCAGAGAGGAAATATTCAAGCTGCTAATTTAGAGTTTGCGATTAATCAACGTCAAGCAGCCGCGTTAACCCGTGCTAAAGTTTGTTTAGAACAAGTGGAAACTACGATTAATGATCAACTTCCCTTTGATTTTTGGACAATTGATCTCCGAGGTGCAATTCAGGCGTTAGGGGAAGTCACGGGAGAGGAAGTCACAGAATCGGTTTTAGATCGGATTTTTAGTCGTTTTTGTATTGGGAAATAGTCTTAATTTGACAGAAATAAACTAGGTTCGACATGAAACAAATTACCTAATGCGATCGCTTGATTTAAAGTAATATTCTGTTGTTGATTCAAAATTATTTCCAGATTATTTCTTG
This genomic window contains:
- the mnmE gene encoding tRNA uridine-5-carboxymethylaminomethyl(34) synthesis GTPase MnmE — protein: MAEFLGTGGTIVAIATAIVPQQGSVGIVRMSGTESQSIAKQLFYFPGRQTWESHRILYGYIRHPQTQKTIDEVLLLLMLSPRSYTREDVVEFHCHGGIIAVQQVLQLCIELGARLAQPGEFTLRAFLNGRLDLTQAESVAELVGSQSIAAAQTALAGLQGKLANPIRQLRATCLDILAEIEARVDFEEDLPPLNESEIIAKIHQVLEQLSQFLATADTGELLRTGLKVAIVGRPNVGKSSLLNAWSRSDRAIVTNLPGTTRDVVESQLVVGGIPIQVLDTAGIRHSEDQVEKIGIERSRQAAQSADLVLLTLDAIVGLTEADLEIYQQVKHRHFIVIINKIDQVNPDQLEAVKLTVIQQLNIENIAIVQMAAALNQGIPELETAILNSVQRGNIQAANLEFAINQRQAAALTRAKVCLEQVETTINDQLPFDFWTIDLRGAIQALGEVTGEEVTESVLDRIFSRFCIGK